The genomic region CGATGTCGGATCAAGGCGAAAATCGtacgacgtggacgcgatgtggACGCCAGCATGAACAAGGCTCAACGGTCAAAAATTGACCGTTGCCCCCtaacggtcaaatttttttactatataaacccccacccttttattttcacaaacaaattcaatatcaatttctttcaaaattctctcaattccttttaaaatttctctcaattccttcaaaatttctatcaatttccttccaaaattctctcaaactctcaaattccttccaaaatcctctcaatttccttcaaaaatctccaaatccatattaaatttcttttccattaaatttcatttttaagaaaattttaaaatttttattttttaaataattttaaaattttaatattttcaacaatggcggatcattgattcgtcttgataggaatcacatatcggtggagcaaatgaacatggtaagtattaaatttaaaatttaaattttttaagatatttttatttatgtatttttagatatttattaatatatttttgttataaaaggtcaagatcgggtattggaatgcaatattcgaatatgcatgctccatcaccgttagtagagaactactgCATGGAAGCGggattttggcacgtggcggtaggcggggatgcaagttggagccAAACCGATCAAGTCGTTGATCAAGAGGTGGAgaccgagacgcacacatttcatcttccatgtggagagtgcactatcactctagaagatgtccatctgcatTTGGGATTGCTTGGTGGATGGGCACCCAGTGATCGGTccgcccaatctagcaattgggaggcggtgtgctacgagcttttgggcgctgcTCCGGATAAAATGGATAGAGGTAAGGTGGAGATGGGtggttacgtgccaccttcccTTGGCCGAATGAAAATTCAACCGAgattgaaagaatccgatatgctcgatcatacattcttcaaataattggaggctaTCTCATGGTCGACACATCACGGAGCCGTagtacatctaaggtggctgctaaaactcgttgattttagagcagccggtgaatttagttgggggtctgccgtcttggcaacattatatcgggagatgtgcggggcgaccaaaccgaggagagcaaaaatcggaggttgcctgtcactactgcaatcatgggcacggtttcgctttccatttctacgtccttgagtgaaccacccatatacattcccactcgtaacgaggtaaattttatattacattttgaaattgatatgtagattttgtaagaataaaagaatgctaaaaatttatttaattaggtggaaccatccggcaagttatcgTGGAATACCGactgaacttgaagatatacggcttctattggagcaACGCCGAAGCgtataagtattattgcaaatagatatttccatacattcgctagtggattgatatttagtatttagtattatgtatatatgtaatatttctatcatgttcatgtagtttcaatggacaccatacgaggatccggcagtccgggcagtaatcccggaagagtttttacaaaatccgaacgcttggcacgtgaaagtggtgttgatcaactatgcaaccgtggagccccaccagacagacagagtcctacgacagtttggatgtagacaaccgatccCTGCGGACCCTGAGGAGTTTGAcgagcaccacaaaatcgaccttcggctattaggtacggattggccGTTGtacgcgatttcacaatttcttctcatatagcatcctggtatcagcgattttatactatttcctcagaaaatgtcaaaaaaaaattatttctcacATGACCActgtagcgaaatcgcgtccacgaggccactatttcacaatttcttcttaaatagCATCCTAGTAGAAGCGATTTCCCACTATTTaaccagaaacgtcaactcgaaaaaaATTTTTCCTGGACCCCTAACTCCTAAAAAGCctgcaccctaaaccctaaaagccataAAACCCAAGCGTAAAAATCAGGGTCAAAATCGCGTCCCGATACTCGCTAAGTGATAGGAGGTCGCGTCCACGCCGGCGGTCGCTACGACGTGACGCGACCTTCTCGCCTCGCCCTTGACATCGCTCCGACGTGGCGCGATTTTGGGGGAAATGGCCCagtccggtaaataattaaaaaaccggcctatttcggtaattttataaaaaaattggctttttttggtaaatccCTCTAATACCgtgtcattttaattaaagtaaacacgtatttttaatatattgcacattttaattaattattagttttagtttttaaaattcagacaataataatagtagatattgaattattaaagtaaacatgtatttttaacattgacatattatataaaataaataacattattaaaaaattaatattttcgtCAATATTATCATTAGGAAAaataattcaactcaattttcaAGGATTGaggataaaatttaactaaaaaataacaaattgataataaatgtaattattaataGAGGAAGTTGACATTATGCTAGGGATACCACGATAGGCAGCTTGCAAGTGATCACAGGGTACTGCTCTTAATCTACATAAAAATGCGAGAAAGGAAGTAGCAGAGGAAGAAGGTTAGTGAGAGAGAATAATACCCCAAACCATTATTATGGCTGAAATTAGCAGCTTAAGAATCGATCCCAGGAGTGGGTTTTGTTCTTCCAATTCTACTTTCTACAGCAAACGCGTTCCCTTTCCACTTCCGTCCAACCACGCCCTTGACATCACTACTTTTATCTCCTCTTACCCTCACCATGGCAAAACCGCCTTCATCGACGCCTCTACCGGTCGCCACCTCTCCTTTTCCCAACTTTGGCAATCAGTTGACTCCGTTTCCTCGTGTCTGTCCGAGTTGGGTATTCGGAAAGGCAACGTCGTCATCATCATCGCACCAAACTCCATCTTCTTACCCATTGTTTGCCTCTCTGTGATGTCTCTTGGAGCTATTATAACCACTAGCAACCCCCTCAACACGTCTCGTGAATTCGCAGTACAAATGGCTGATTCAAAGCCCGTCCTCGTCTTCACCACCGCTCAAGTCGTCCCAAAATTGGCTGGATCACCTCTCCCCATCGTACTTCTCGAAGAGCAAGTGGCGACCGAAAAAACAGGCCAAGTCAAAATAGTTACTACTATTAGTGAAATGTTAAAGAAGGAAACAAAGGACAAGATCCGAGTCAAGGATCGAGTGTACCAAGATGACGCGGCGACTCTACTCTATTCCTCGGGCACGACGGGTGCCAGCAAGGGAGTAATATCATCTCACAGAAACCTCATGGCTCTAACGCAAAGTTTTTCACATTTGAGCAATCCAGAGAAAGGGGAGCAAACCCATATCTGCGCCGTTCCCATGTTCCACATCTACGGCTTCGGAGCTTTTGCCATCGGGAAACTCACGCAAGGATCAAAAGTAGTTATTTTATCAAAGTTCGACATGAAGGAAATGCTGTCGGCAGTAGAGAAGTACCGTGTCACTTGCCTCCCCCTGGTGCCACCTATACTCTTGGTAATGGTGAAGGAAGCTGATGTGATACGAAAGAAGTACGATTTGAGTTCGTTGCAATCAATAGTGTGCGGTGGCGCTCCGTTGAGCAAGGATTTGATAAATAGGTTTAGGGAAAAGTTTCCAAGCATTGATATTCGGCAAGGGTACGCGATGACAGAATCGACAGGGTTTGGCGCATCAATGGAAACGCCGGAGGAGTGTCTCAAGTATGGCAGTGTGGGGTTGCTATCGCCCAACTTGGAAGCCAAAATTGTAGACCCTACAACTGGTACGGCCTTGGAGGTCAATCAGAAAGGGGAGCTTTGGCTAAGGGGTCCCTCCATTATGAAAGGTACGTAATTTGATGATCAATCAATTTGACGCCCTTTCAGGTGAAGACACTGAGTGTGTCCCCAAATTGCGTATAATCAAGTATGTCGATTGCAAAGATCTTtgctttggttttatttttggcAGTTATTTTTAACCCAAGGAGAAAGATCtttgcaattaattaattattttataaaaagaataaacaagAACACGAAATCCACTTAAAAAAGGCATTGCTGTCACATCTaatattgataattattttattgaaagtatATATTTTGCTAaccatttaaccatttcaatttcaactagcatatgagtaaattattaatattaaaattacaaaatgctataatcattaaattattttaaagctATCCTTTTAGTCAGTACCTTCTTAACGGCCCGTTTGACACacaagtataatatatttaatatccACGTAACTATCTAATggtcttttataaatttttaattttaataattaaaatctgaatttattaataatttagtattcgtaagtataatttaccctaattttTATTACTTCATTATAGTTTAATGAAATTGCATCAAAATCATTAGCTTTGAGTACTTGATTATGTTTAACGAAATTGgatcaaaatcattaaaatggacagaaatttcaatttatcaagaTAACATAAGAAAAATCATATGTTCTAATTTAGTAATGAAATCTTACATCCCTATGCAGAGCTTCCTAAATTTTATaccataaaatcataatttttcttaatctaGGCCCCAATCAGTAATGAACTCTAAAATTATATAGTAGGAttgatatatgtaatattttaacatgaaatttgGATATCCTGAAAAGTTAGAGATGTGTGTTGTTGATTGGTGGGCCTGCTGCTGCTGCTGGTATTTTAGGTTATCTGAATAATGCAGAAGCCACAGCCGCTACTCTCGATTCACAAGGATGGTTAAAAACCGGTGATCTTTGCTACCTCGATGATGATGGCTACGTCTATGTTGTTGATAGGTTGAAGGAGCTGATCAAATACAAGGGATATCAGGTCACCGCATAGTTCACAATTTGCTTCTTATATTCTATACAAAATCACAGGTTAACCATTTACAGGctttgtttatatttgttttaggTTCCTCCTGCTGAATTGGAGGCATTGCTACTTTCTCACCCACAGATTTCTGATGCTGCTGTCATACCGTAAGTTTATATAGAGCTGCTTCCACTTGAAACACCCTTTGTTGCACAAGATTCAGAGATATTATGTGATTTGCGATTAGGTTTCCGGATGAAGAGGTTGGGCAGTATCCCATGGCGTATGTGGTTAGAAAAAGTGGAAGCAATATATCAGACACTCCACTCTTGGATTTTGTAGCAAAACAAGTAAgcaattacatacatacatacatacatacatagtGTTTTAAAGCCAAGATTGCGAATGGGTATGATCATTTAGCTTAAGCTATGAAATGAACAAAACAGGTTGCACCATACAAGAGAATTCGGAAAGTGGCATTTGTAACTTCAATACCCAAGAATCCATCTGGGAAGATTCTAAGAAGGGAGCTCATCAGGCTTgcaatttccaaaatttgaggGCATCTCGTTTGCAGctctataataataataataatactaataggATGAATGCATTTCCAAAGTAAAGTTTCACTTCTTTGCTTGTTTCGGAGATGGGAGTTTTTCATTTCTCTGGTTCATCAATGTACttctaaataattttgaatttatattctCCTAATAAAAAGTACAACATACTGTATGAATGCACTTAATATTTGTTGGTTGTCtggaataaattttaagtgGGACAATGATTGATCTGATAAATTGTTTAGCGTTATCATTGCTATTCCCTTCTGTCCATGGCATTCATTCGGCTTTATGCTTTTTGTTTAATCTGATAAAGTGTTTATACATTAATGTTTTATTctatgtaattttaattgatataataatagcGCTCTCAAAGTTTAGATATTCTATTAATGTAGTTTCGATTTAACAGATTTAACTTcgatatttaatatatatcaatggctaaatttgttaaatttttaaaattaaggctaaattgacaaaacatgtaaatattaaaggctaaatttttatataccaatcaaaattgtGTACAATTTGACTAAAGATATTTACACCATAATTAATTGCccttagttgctcactttcaaaattgataaagattaaaatactccaatctttttgaaaataactaatttacttaatttcaaaataagagGGTTTGGAAAGTTATTTTACCAAGAAATTATAGAGATGTTGTTTAAAATTCTTTATGTTATAGACCATTCAAATTTGCTCAATTTCTAAGCCTCCTCTGTTTGTATCCCTTATTATCAGAAAACAAAATCCTTGCATTATAATAATAGCATGATTGGTACTCGGCCATTTCGAATTATTTAGTTTCTCTATCACGacattgtgttttttttaaatttattatttttataattctaaaatatatatttattaattaatgaaaagtggactaatttataatgttaaaaagttcattaatttttaaaaataatggaaagaataaaataatattaatatactGTTGAGAATTATTCAAAGTAGTGGGTTGTTTAGTTGACCAAATATCTCGGTAGAATCTTTGTTAGTTCcagatttttcaatttaattgaataaattgttagCTATTTTTGTGTTTAAGGTAGTTTCTTTGTAAGCCTATAAATATAGACATTTATGCTTTGTTTTATCAATTCAGTGTTCATCAATAATAGAATAACTTTGATGCATATTGTAATTGTCTCTTTCATGTTTCCTTCTTCAACAAATTTGGCATCGAAGCAAGGTTCGATCTTTTAGGCAATTAAGTGAAAGTTTGGTTTGGGTCCACTGGGTATTTGAGAGAAACACCTTTTTGAGTCTTTGGGAAACACGGGAGAACAGATTGGGTGTCCTTGGAATGGCATCAGTTGATTTTTCTTCCTCTCAACCACTCATACCCATTTTCAATAATGAGAAATATGAGTGGTGGAGCATCAAGGTGAAGACATTGCTCAGATTACAAGAGCTATGGGACTTGGTCGAGTACGTGTTCGCTGACATACTTGAACcggatgaagaagaagaaaagagattgaaagaAACCAAGAAAAATGATGCTAAGGCATTGTTCATTATCCAGCAAGCGGTTAATGACTCTATTTTCTCACGAATTGCTGTAGCAACCACATAGAATGAAGCATGGTCAATTTTGCAAAAAAGAGTATTAAGGTGATTCAAAGGTTATAGTGGTGAAATTGCAATCACTACGACGTGATTTTGAAACCTTGATGATGAAGAATGGTGAAtcaattactatttttttgtcACGAACAAGGACAATAGTTGGCCAATTGCACTCTTACGACGAACAAATTTCAGACGAGATAATTGTAGTGAAAGTTTTGGCCAAGCTTGACGACAAAATTTGATCATGTTGTGGCTGCTATAGAAGAATCCAAAGATCTGTCAATTCTCTCCGTTGATGAATTGATGGGGTCTCTTCAATCTCATTAGGCGAGAATCAACAAATCAGCAGAAAATAGTGAAGAACAGGCATTTCAAGTGAATGAGACATTCACAAATCAAGGCGACAATGACCGTTCAACAAACAATGATCGAAGAAGAGGAGGATTTCGTGGTGGTCGTGGCCGTGGTTATGGTAAAGGTAGAGGTAAAAGAAGGAATGATGGACAGAGGTAATACAATGAGCAAGGTAACATAAAATGTGGTATACAATGTTATCATTGCAATAGATATGGGCATATAAAAGTTGATTTCTAGTataaggataaaaaaaattaactttgcAGCAGAAAGTGATGAGGAAAACAAGCTTTTTATAACTTGTATTGATGCTAACCATAAGCCAAGTGATTTATGGTTTGTGGACAGCAGCTATTCGAATCATATGACAGGCACCAAATCCTTGTTCAAGGTGCTTGATGAGTCACAAAAGACAAAGGTGCAGCTTAGGAACAAAAGGGAGATACAAGTTGAAGGAAAATACACAGTGAAATATTTTACTAGtcatggaaaaggaaaaattttggaCAATGTTCAATTTGTTCCTGATTTAGGATACAATTTATTGAGTGTTGGACAACTAATGGCTGATGGATATTTTGtcatatttgatgatgatgcatgtatcatcaaaaataaaaagtcagGCAAACAAGCCTATGTCCACATAACTCTAAACAAGATGTTTCCGTTGGATGTTTGCTGCAAGTGCAAAGGATGACTCCAAGCTATGACATTTGAGGTATGGACATCTTAATATTAAAGGGAAATTACTAAGTGAAAAATGTATGGTTCTTGGACTACCAAAAATTGGCTCTCTTGATTTATGTGAGGGGTGCATTTATGGAAAGCAAACTAAGAAGTCATTTCCTGTTGGAAAAGCATGGAGAGATATTGAatgtttagaattaattcatgtTGATTTATGTGGTCCTATGCAAACTAAGTCATTGGGTGGGAGCTGTTACTTCTTGTTGTTCACTGATGATTATAGCAGCATAATTTGGGTgtatttttctagaaaacaaGTTAGAAACTTATGAAAAGTTCCAGAAATTCAAGGCTATGGTGGAGAACCAAAGCGGCTGCCATATCAAAGTTCTTCGCATGGATCGAGGAGGAGAGTTTGTGTCCAAAGAGTTCAAGCTATTTTGTGAAGATAATGACATCCGTAAGGAGTTAACAATTCATTACACTCTAGAGCAGAACGGTGTCGTTGAGCGGAAGAACCGAACTATTGTAGAGATGGCGAGAAGCATGTTACAAGCAAGAGgactttcaaatcaattttgggCAGAAGTTGTGGCAACATCAGTCTATCTACTGAATCTCTCGCCAACAAGGGCTGTCATGAACAAAACTCCATATGAAGCTTGGTGTGGTAGGAAACCTAATGTAAgtcatttaagaatttttgggtGTGTTGCTTATGCTTTGGTAAATTCTCACGCTCGTAAAAAACTTgatgaaaatctaaaaaatgtatttttattggttattgTACTCAATCCAAAGCATATAGATTGTATAACCCTTATAgtggaaaattttcaagtagAAGGGATGTAGTGTTTGATGAAAATGTAAACTGGGATATGACTATAGAGCAGGTACAACAAGAGATTTATTTTCCCATTGAAGATTCTCTAGATGAAAAACAAGAGTCGGCAACAGCAACATCTACAACACTTGAAGAGTCTTCTGAAGAACCAATTCAACTAAGGAGATCAACAAGGGTCAGAAAGCTAAATCTGAAATATACTAATGGAACTTATGCATCCTGTCAATTTGCTCTAGCTGTTTTAAATCCTCTGTATTATAAGGAAGTAGCTAATAAGGAAGAATGATAAAAGGCGATGATGAAGGAGATGAAATCCATCGAAAAGAATAGAACTTGGGAGATGGTCGACTTGCTAGAAGACAAAAATGCAATTGGTTTGAAGTGGATGTTCAAGACAAAATTTGGTACAGATGGAAGAATCCAAAAGCACAAAGCTCGTCTTGTGGTGAAAGGTTATGCACAGCAATATAGTGTTGATTTCGAGGAAACCTTCATTCCGGTAGCATGGTTCGAAATGGTAAGGCTTATTCTAGCATTGGCTGCACAATTGCAATTgcctatttataaatttgatgtCAAATTAGCATTCCTCAATGGAGATATACAAGAGGAGGTTTATGTAGCACAACCAGAAGGTTTCATAGAGAAAGGCAACGAAACAAAGGTGTACAAGTTGAAAAAGGCGTTGTACTGATTGAAGCAGGCCCCTCAAGCattgtaataccccctacccgtattagTCGCCGAAGTAGGGTATagggcattaccagattttaacgaatacattttttattacgagttaaatactattcatttatcgaaacatgtcatgacgtcccttggatgggcatccgaagcccaaaacatacatcagGACCAAACcaggattaaatcgaaaccataagaaatttttcgcaaaatccctaagttttttttatgaactcaatataacccatttataaatatctaatcttccctgcaattttaaactGAGAGaaatccaacacaaccaatccatttcaatataatttcaagaaagatttaacatattcataagataacctcatcacataccaaaaccaaaatttgttagccataccaatgactaaccatacattcatttcacattaacatttactttactagcttatacatgccatttatttccaaaataaagtttctttatataccgagatcttgaggttggTAGTGTGATGCGTCTCTGACCAAATCCAACCTCCGAGCTTTTAACACTACAACACAGAGGAAaaggaaacagggtaagcactttgtgcttagtaagctcatgtaacaagaattatacttacctaaaattttcaatacaatgcaatgaacattcatacatccattcaatgcattattcccttaacatgcacaaactcaacactcaagttagttcaataatttctatgtatcaataatatatataccatgattgatgagctcatcaattccatgatttccattcccttgttatttttccatatttatcccgttgaactactttgaatttcgatggattttcaggggtacacctaagtgtacaaattcgggtccgtcaattcatattcatgtgcgcacattttcatttcaaagagcACACTCctgcgaacctcatccttacagcgggattaccagtccaggctaaatcccctgtaatataaactcatagagtattgtcgggattaccaccCAAAGCTAAATCCCAATGaaaattactctaatgagcttggatccgaATTACCATCCaaagctaaattcagaccctaatttggatcacccgtccgggctaaatccatttttcacatattcttcaagagggctatatcaggatagcaTCACCCGTctgggctagatcctttttacagtcaattccttttcagagatccatcgaattttccttccattcaaccaggatttcttcccctttttatcaaatatatcaaagtttcatcaattttcatataatgagcattcaaatcatattcacatcaataacaaacatttcaagcatttaagaatataattcaagttacacaaacttacctcgatacctGTTCGTATACAAAAATcaactaatcccgaactttcaaaatttttcccaaaactagactcatatatcttcttaccttaaaattttcaaaatttttgattgagccaataagtacagcttattctttaaagtcatccctatttTGCTGCCTGATAGTTTTaccccttcttcactaaaaattaattatatcctCGTACaggattcagatgatgtttttgtttgtttattttaaaaatagactcattaaatattttaaacatataaatttaatcccgtaattatttttctccaattttttatgattttccaaattcagaacagaggaacccgaaatcattctgaccttgtctcacaaaacctattatatctcattatttacaatttcattgcttataccatttcttctataagaaactagactcaataagatttaattttatattttattcatgctctaattcaatttctacaatttttggtgatttttcaaagttagactattACTGCtgttcaaaattgttttagtgccaagtgttgatttccatt from Gossypium raimondii isolate GPD5lz chromosome 1, ASM2569854v1, whole genome shotgun sequence harbors:
- the LOC105783914 gene encoding probable CoA ligase CCL5 isoform X1; amino-acid sequence: MAEISSLRIDPRSGFCSSNSTFYSKRVPFPLPSNHALDITTFISSYPHHGKTAFIDASTGRHLSFSQLWQSVDSVSSCLSELGIRKGNVVIIIAPNSIFLPIVCLSVMSLGAIITTSNPLNTSREFAVQMADSKPVLVFTTAQVVPKLAGSPLPIVLLEEQVATEKTGQVKIVTTISEMLKKETKDKIRVKDRVYQDDAATLLYSSGTTGASKGVISSHRNLMALTQSFSHLSNPEKGEQTHICAVPMFHIYGFGAFAIGKLTQGSKVVILSKFDMKEMLSAVEKYRVTCLPLVPPILLVMVKEADVIRKKYDLSSLQSIVCGGAPLSKDLINRFREKFPSIDIRQGYAMTESTGFGASMETPEECLKYGSVGLLSPNLEAKIVDPTTGTALEVNQKGELWLRGPSIMKGYLNNAEATAATLDSQGWLKTGDLCYLDDDGYVYVVDRLKELIKYKGYQVPPAELEALLLSHPQISDAAVIPFPDEEVGQYPMAYVVRKSGSNISDTPLLDFVAKQVAPYKRIRKVAFVTSIPKNPSGKILRRELIRLAISKI
- the LOC105783914 gene encoding probable CoA ligase CCL5 isoform X2, which produces MAEISSLRIDPRSGFCSSNSTFYSKRVPFPLPSNHALDITTFISSYPHHGKTAFIDASTGRHLSFSQLWQSVDSVSSCLSELGIRKGNVVIIIAPNSIFLPIVCLSVMSLGAIITTSNPLNTSREFAVQMADSKPVLVFTTAQVVPKLAGSPLPIVLLEEQVATEKTGQVKIVTTISEMLKKETKDKIRVKDRVYQDDAATLLYSSGTTGASKGVISSHRNLMALTQSFSHLSNPEKGEQTHICAVPMFHIYGFGAFAIGKLTQGSKVVILSKFDMKEMLSAVEKYRVTCLPLVPPILLVMVKEADVIRKKYDLSSLQSIVCGGAPLSKDLINRFREKFPSIDIRQGYAMTESTGFGASMETPEECLKYGSVGLLSPNLEAKIVDPTTGTALEVNQKGELWLRGPSIMKEATAATLDSQGWLKTGDLCYLDDDGYVYVVDRLKELIKYKGYQVPPAELEALLLSHPQISDAAVIPFPDEEVGQYPMAYVVRKSGSNISDTPLLDFVAKQVAPYKRIRKVAFVTSIPKNPSGKILRRELIRLAISKI